The following proteins are co-located in the Noviherbaspirillum sp. UKPF54 genome:
- a CDS encoding molybdopterin-binding protein yields the protein MNRLPATIVAVEVHGSIAVVDAAVGDHRFAATLVGAGEEVASWTAGMAATLLFKETEVSLAKNLSGLISMRNRIPASVTAVERGKLLTKVTLAFDRFVVESVITTRSSHVLGLDIGDVVEGLVKANEMTVIPEART from the coding sequence ATGAACCGGCTGCCGGCCACGATCGTTGCGGTTGAAGTGCACGGCAGCATTGCCGTCGTCGACGCCGCGGTGGGCGATCACCGTTTTGCCGCGACCCTGGTTGGCGCCGGCGAAGAGGTGGCTTCCTGGACGGCGGGCATGGCAGCTACGCTGCTGTTCAAGGAAACCGAAGTCTCGCTGGCCAAGAACCTGTCCGGCCTGATCAGCATGCGCAACCGGATTCCAGCCTCCGTCACGGCCGTCGAGCGCGGCAAGCTGCTGACCAAGGTGACGCTGGCATTCGACCGCTTCGTCGTCGAATCGGTCATCACGACCCGATCCTCGCATGTGCTCGGGCTTGACATTGGCGACGTAGTCGAAGGCTTGGTAAAGGCAAACGAAATGACGGTTATCCCGGAGGCGCGCACATGA
- the modA gene encoding molybdate ABC transporter substrate-binding protein, producing MIKPSFLAGLLLCVASCAQADTLTVAVAANMQYAFEELQVGFKKETGHDLKPVYNSSGKFAAQIMNGAPFDVFLSADMEYPEKLHLQGYADTPPKVYAYGALVLWTMNDLDLGNWQRVLAGPTVRKIAIANPKTAPYGRETLRALAHLSLEQSLAPKLVYGESIAQTNQYIHSKSADAGFTAKSVVLAPEMKGQGKWIDLPRSAYQPIAQGAIILKHGQATSPQAAQRFLDFLSSARARAALERYGYLLP from the coding sequence ATGATCAAACCAAGCTTCCTTGCCGGCCTGCTGCTCTGTGTCGCAAGTTGCGCACAAGCCGACACTCTCACCGTTGCGGTCGCCGCCAACATGCAATACGCATTCGAAGAATTACAGGTGGGATTCAAAAAGGAGACCGGCCACGATCTCAAACCCGTCTACAACTCCTCCGGCAAGTTCGCTGCCCAGATCATGAACGGCGCGCCGTTCGACGTCTTCCTGTCGGCCGATATGGAATATCCGGAGAAGCTGCACCTGCAAGGCTATGCCGACACGCCGCCGAAGGTCTATGCCTACGGCGCACTGGTGCTGTGGACGATGAACGATCTCGACCTCGGCAACTGGCAACGCGTGCTGGCGGGTCCCACGGTGCGCAAGATCGCGATCGCCAACCCGAAGACCGCGCCTTACGGCCGCGAAACGCTGCGCGCGCTGGCTCATCTCAGCCTGGAACAATCCCTGGCGCCGAAGCTGGTGTACGGCGAGAGTATCGCGCAGACCAACCAGTACATCCATTCGAAGTCGGCCGACGCCGGCTTCACCGCCAAATCGGTGGTGCTCGCGCCGGAAATGAAGGGCCAGGGCAAATGGATCGATCTGCCCAGGAGTGCGTATCAACCGATCGCACAAGGCGCGATCATCCTCAAGCACGGGCAGGCAACCAGTCCGCAAGCCGCACAGCGCTTCCTCGACTTCCTGTCTTCCGCCAGGGCGCGCGCGGCCCTGGAACGCTACGGCTACCTTCTGCCATGA